A single window of Clostridia bacterium DNA harbors:
- a CDS encoding flavocytochrome c yields MTKRIIAVIAAAIMLLPVVSAGVLATPRIEMADVVVIGAGGAGLNAAVTAADNGAKVIVLEKMPVIGGNTILLGGFYNSADPERQDKQGIKDSPELHMQQTLAAGDNRANPALVKVLCENALDGLHWYESLGMKFADQVFQGYGALYPRSHPTVPNEQGRGYIRVLNNAAKSRNIPIYLNTRATGLIRDGKDGRVYGVAAVDKSGNERMFLSKTVVIATGGFSANVEMRSKYDPRFDASVGTTNHPGATGDGIIIAQEIGADVVGMDYIQCIAVAGGLTTLDVGAMVYVNTNGDRFADEGARRDVLTEAVLRQPGKKCWVITDEMSQKAYDVDAMVKRGEIVKADSIEELAKKCSLDVAKLTATMDRYNKLVEKKEDEDFGKKVLGQTISHPPFYAGLGEPRVHHTMGGLRINTDAQVLDIHGKVIPGLYAAGEVTGGIHGTNRIGGNAILDITVFGRVAGKNAGLESK; encoded by the coding sequence ATGACCAAGAGGATCATCGCAGTGATCGCAGCAGCCATCATGCTTCTGCCAGTGGTCAGCGCAGGTGTGCTGGCAACCCCGCGAATCGAGATGGCCGACGTAGTAGTGATCGGCGCCGGAGGAGCAGGCCTGAACGCGGCCGTGACAGCCGCCGACAACGGAGCGAAGGTTATCGTGCTTGAGAAGATGCCCGTCATCGGTGGGAACACCATTCTTCTGGGCGGCTTCTACAACAGCGCGGATCCCGAGCGCCAGGACAAGCAGGGGATCAAGGATTCGCCTGAGCTTCACATGCAGCAAACTCTCGCCGCAGGCGATAACCGCGCCAACCCAGCGCTAGTCAAAGTGCTATGTGAAAATGCTCTCGACGGTCTTCATTGGTATGAGTCACTGGGTATGAAGTTCGCGGATCAGGTGTTCCAGGGGTATGGAGCACTATACCCGCGCAGCCATCCCACAGTCCCGAACGAGCAGGGTCGCGGCTATATTCGAGTTCTGAACAACGCAGCCAAGAGCCGCAATATCCCCATCTATCTCAACACCCGTGCGACCGGCCTGATTCGCGACGGCAAGGATGGACGAGTGTACGGCGTGGCTGCAGTCGACAAATCCGGAAATGAGCGGATGTTCCTCTCGAAGACAGTAGTCATTGCCACCGGCGGATTCTCTGCCAATGTCGAGATGAGGTCGAAGTACGACCCCAGGTTCGATGCCTCCGTGGGAACCACCAACCATCCAGGCGCAACAGGCGATGGCATTATCATCGCACAGGAAATCGGAGCTGACGTGGTGGGCATGGACTACATCCAGTGCATCGCCGTTGCAGGCGGCCTCACCACACTCGACGTCGGCGCAATGGTCTACGTGAACACCAACGGCGACAGATTTGCCGATGAAGGCGCCCGCCGCGATGTCCTTACCGAAGCTGTTCTGCGGCAGCCAGGCAAGAAGTGCTGGGTCATCACCGACGAGATGTCGCAGAAGGCCTATGATGTCGACGCCATGGTCAAGCGCGGAGAGATCGTGAAGGCCGACTCCATCGAGGAACTTGCCAAGAAGTGCTCCCTCGATGTCGCCAAACTCACTGCCACCATGGATAGGTACAACAAGCTCGTTGAGAAGAAGGAAGATGAGGACTTCGGCAAGAAGGTCCTCGGGCAGACCATCTCCCATCCTCCGTTCTACGCCGGACTTGGCGAGCCGAGGGTGCACCACACCATGGGCGGCCTCAGGATAAACACCGACGCTCAGGTCCTAGATATCCACGGAAAGGTGATCCCTGGGCTCTACGCAGCCGGTGAGGTCACTGGTGGAATACACGGCACCAACAGAATCGGAGGCAACGCCATTCTCGATATCACTGTGTTCGGTCGCGTAGCAGGAAAGAACGCAGGGCTTGAGAGCAAATAG
- a CDS encoding ABC transporter ATP-binding protein, with protein sequence MGESLLEVNGLTMAFGSLYANQDVTFDVPTGQIVALIGPNGAGKTTCFNCVTGFPRPTGESIRFAGTDITHAAPYDVCRLGLARTFQIVHTFHDMTVMENILTAAFLRESSTREAATAAQQALELTGLGHLQDKLGRSLTIAGKKRIEIARALATKPRLIMLDETMAGLNQTEIREAMDLCVRLKKEGLTLVIVEHIMEAIMPISDKVVVLDSGRKIMEGTPQEVTSDERVIKAYLGDTGGQLQCCELDL encoded by the coding sequence ATGGGAGAGTCTCTGCTTGAGGTCAATGGCCTCACGATGGCGTTCGGCTCACTGTACGCGAACCAGGATGTGACTTTCGATGTGCCCACCGGCCAGATCGTGGCCTTGATCGGGCCGAACGGCGCTGGAAAGACAACCTGCTTCAACTGCGTGACAGGTTTCCCGCGCCCAACTGGAGAGTCAATCAGGTTCGCGGGAACCGATATCACCCATGCGGCGCCATACGATGTGTGCAGGCTTGGGCTGGCGCGAACGTTTCAGATAGTGCACACGTTCCACGACATGACCGTGATGGAGAACATCCTCACGGCGGCCTTCCTCAGAGAATCGAGCACACGGGAGGCAGCAACCGCAGCGCAACAAGCGCTGGAGCTCACGGGGCTCGGGCATCTCCAAGACAAGCTCGGGAGGAGCCTTACGATCGCCGGCAAGAAAAGGATCGAGATAGCACGGGCGTTGGCCACAAAGCCGCGCTTGATCATGCTCGACGAGACGATGGCAGGCCTGAATCAAACTGAGATCAGAGAAGCCATGGACCTGTGCGTGCGTCTGAAGAAGGAGGGACTCACGCTAGTAATCGTTGAGCACATCATGGAGGCCATCATGCCAATATCCGACAAGGTGGTCGTCCTCGACTCCGGGCGGAAGATAATGGAGGGCACTCCGCAGGAAGTGACCAGCGACGAACGGGTCATAAAGGCATATCTGGGGGACACTGGGGGACAGCTACAATGTTGCGAGTTAGATCTCTGA
- a CDS encoding ABC transporter ATP-binding protein → MLRVRSLRAGYDGAPVLFGVDLEVKEGEIVAVVGSSGAGKTTILRTISGLVRPMSGAVEFMGRPISGMRAHDITAPGIAHVPEGRHVFSKMSVEDNLLLGAHAVKDESFVADTLEQVYDAFPVLRERRAQKAETLSGGEQQMLVVGRGLMSRPKLIMADETSLGLMPTMVDRMLSVLKEIRDRGVTVLMVEQKIEKALSMADRAYVLQTGRIAMSGTGRELLENPEIRKAYLGLWESAVWKRAPSTGAFRWWSPGSAMWAEDQGVGPLLCAH, encoded by the coding sequence ATGTTGCGAGTTAGATCTCTGAGGGCAGGATACGACGGGGCGCCGGTGTTGTTCGGCGTGGATCTGGAAGTGAAAGAAGGCGAGATCGTCGCCGTAGTGGGATCGAGCGGGGCAGGGAAGACGACTATCCTGCGGACCATCTCAGGGCTTGTGAGGCCTATGAGCGGGGCTGTAGAGTTTATGGGCAGGCCAATCAGCGGCATGCGTGCGCACGACATCACTGCGCCGGGGATTGCACATGTTCCCGAAGGGCGGCACGTGTTCTCCAAGATGAGCGTGGAAGACAACCTTCTCCTCGGGGCACATGCGGTGAAGGACGAGTCTTTCGTGGCTGACACACTCGAACAGGTGTACGACGCCTTCCCGGTGCTGCGTGAACGAAGAGCCCAGAAGGCAGAGACCCTTTCCGGCGGGGAACAGCAGATGCTGGTGGTGGGCAGGGGGCTCATGTCCCGGCCCAAGCTCATAATGGCGGACGAGACTTCCCTCGGCCTGATGCCGACAATGGTCGACCGGATGCTCTCAGTGCTCAAGGAGATACGAGACCGGGGCGTTACGGTGCTGATGGTAGAGCAGAAGATCGAGAAGGCGCTTTCCATGGCGGACCGTGCGTACGTACTGCAGACAGGCAGAATCGCGATGAGCGGCACAGGCCGTGAACTGCTTGAGAATCCAGAGATACGGAAGGCGTATCTGGGGCTGTGGGAATCGGCAGTGTGGAAGAGGGCTCCATCCACGGGCGCATTCCGTTGGTGGAGCCCTGGCTCTGCCATGTGGGCTGAGGATCAAGGAGTGGGACCACTACTGTGTGCTCACTGA